One Leptolyngbya sp. SIO1E4 genomic window, ACTATCAGCGGCAATTATTCCAGTGGTTTCATCCAGCTTAAGGTTAACAACGGGTTCTGGCAGAGGAGAGGGATCAGCCCCCTCTTCTACAGGTTCTGCAATGACGCCTGGGGTTGTGGGAGTCTGTGGGGCTGGTTGTGGAGCTGGCTGTGGAGTCTCTTGAACCGGTGCAGGGACCTCCTCTACAACCAGATTTTTCTCAAGTCCACCGAAATCATTGGGGGAATTGTTTTCAAACTCGGACCCTTGAATGGTCAGCGGAGTCGGCTTGCTTTTATAGATAGCACCACCTTCAGGGGCCTGATTGCCTCTGAAAACCGAATTGGTAATTTCAGTACCAGGCCCCTCCCACTGGAAGTGGACGATCGCACCGCCTCTTTCCTCAGCCTGATTGTTGACGAAGACGGTGTTGGTGATATCAGTCTCCGATTCGCCCTGATAAAAAACAGCTCCCGCTTCTACGGCTGAGCGATTCCCTTCAAAATAATTGTCCTCAATGTCCAGGGTTTTACCCGAAGCCCGTAAGCCACCTCCCCTGGCAACGCCGTTCCAGCTCTCAGTTACACTATTGCCAATGAACTGGTTGCCGGCAATGGTGACGTAGTCTTGGTCATAGCCCCAAATACCGACGCCACCACCATGGCCTCTGGCGGTATTGCCTTCAAAGTAGCTATTGCGAATGATGATATCCCCCCCCTCTAGATCCGGGGGCTCGTTACCTTTATAGTACTGGGGGTCGCTAGGGATGCTGGCACCATCAGCATGAACAGCGCCGCTTAACCCCCGGCTCTGGTTATTGGTGAACGTTGACTCTTCTACCAGTAGATCCGCAAAGATTGTGCTAACTGCACCACCGCTGAATCCCTCGTTATTGGTGAATTCACTTCCTTGGATGGTCAGCGAGCCGCCATCAAAAACGCTAATGGCCCCTCCGGTACTATCAATCTGACCAGTTGAAACATTCCCGTCAAAAGTACTATTGATAACCGTAACGTCAGACTCATCTTTGGCCCAAATAGCTGCGCCATAGAGTGCAGTATGGTTCGAAAAAGTGCTGTCTTCGACGGTAATTTGAGCATTCGGACTTCTGACTCGTAGTGCGGCACCATTATGTTCATGGAAACCGTTGACCAGGGTCAGGCCCTCCAGCGCTAATTCTCGTCCATCACCGTCAACTTGCAGCAGAATATCTTCATTCTGACCATCGATAGTGAGGCCAGGTGCATCAGAGGCATCGATAGTGAGATCTTTTTCAATTAAATATCGACGCTCTAAGGCAATTGTTTGATTCGCAAGTTCAGGGGAAAATTTTATGATGTCTCCAGTCTGGGCTTGTTCAATGGCCGCCCTTAGAGAACCCTCTACAGGGCGAACACCATAATCTGTATCAACCGTGTTAGTAACGGTAATGATAGCCATAAGACTCATCAAGTAACTGCAATTGATAGACACACCTGAGTTACTTTGAGAGATGTTGATTGCGCTAAAGAAATCAGAGGGAGGCGGAAACTCAGACCTCTATAGAAGACTCCTTTAGAGAGAAGCGAATTGTCTCACTTCAACACGCTCATCTACTCACTTCAGGTACTGCCATAAAAGACATCCTCAGGAGGAGAAACGTCTAGTCTGTAGACACTACCTGAGAATTTTCCTGTGACTATCAAAGTGCCTAAACAACTCTGGGCACTTGCAAGTTTTGATGTGCAAATAGATTAAGGGACTCTACTGATCAATAGTCATCCCATGACAGAGTTCATATCCTAATTAGCTCAACAGTCAGGCTACTTGCACACTAAACTCGCTTGATTCCGCTTTCGCAAATTGCTGATGCTATCAGTAATTGAGAAAAGCAGAGGCGTGTAATCTCATGAACTGACACTTAGCATATCCCTTCAATTTCTTAGCGTCATCCGCGAGTATGGCAAGCCTTCAGGTTATATATGTACAGAGTATCTCGTAAATTACCGAACTTTTATCTGTAACCTAATCGCTTATTTGAAGCGTAGATAATAGCCTGACAGCAGAAAATTCGTTCTAGAACGATATAAAGTGGATGAGGTCAGAGGCATCTGAAAACAATTTTTAAGTTTCCATAGAATTTACTGGATAGGCTGCGTTCTATTCAGCAATCCTAATCGCTGCTTCAGTATCAGCCATACAAATACGGTGTTCCCTATGATATACCGCTTCCAGAGTCGACGAGGTTCCATAAATAGACGGAACAACCATTCTAGACCTAACTTCTGCATGATTTTAGGTGCGCGTGTTACGATATTAGAGACTAGTTCAAAGCTGACACCGATGCCAACCGATATGGGTACCTCTAGCTCCTGATAGTTCTCATAAATCCATTTTTCTTGTTTAGGCGCACCTAAGCCAACAAATAAAATGTCGGGAGCAGTAGATTTGATTTTTGAGTTGATCGTCTGCAGTTCCGATGCGTCAGTCTCAAAACCATAGGGTGGACAGTAAGTGCCGACTATCTTTAAATTAGGGTGTCTTTCCTGCAATAGCTTAGCTGCTGAATCAGCAGCACCAGGACGTCCCCCTAATAAGAATACTTTAATACCTTTCTCTGCACTAACCTTGCAGAGGTGCTCAAAGAGGTCGGTTCCATTTACTCGACCTCTTAACGGCGTTCCTAAAAACTTTGCTGCCCATAGAAGTGGGACGCCATCAGGAACTGACAAAAATGAGTCTTGGTAAACTGATTGAAAATAGGCGTCATTCTGGAGAGTGATAATATGGTGAGCGTTTGGGGTGACGATATACCTGGGCTTGCGTTCAGAGAGAATATGATTGACAGTCAACTCAATCACTTCATCAAAGGAGTAGCAATCAATTCTAATTCCAGAAATGTCAATCTTCATACAATTACTTAATTCCATTTTCTTTGGGCTTCGCTCAATTGGTTACTGACTTCAAGTCTTGGCACTTGCCATCGGCGGAGAGTCTTTCGATTTTCCTTAGACAGTGAATTCTGTAAACCTTGCAGATCTTTGGCAGTCAGAATCTCAACAAATGAAGGTTTCAATGAGTCTGGGTGTCACCAGCTCCCATATTTATCAGCTGCTAGCTTTCCAAAATTCTTCCGATAGAACTGTTTGATTTTATTGGTTCGGGTTGGGGTAATCAGGCCTAGCTGTTTTAATGGAAAAGTCATCAAAAGCTTTGCAAAAGACAAAGTGTAGAATTTTCTTTGCTGGGACAAAGTCGATGTCTTTTTTGCCTTTAAGATATTGGCTGTGCTAATTGCTCTGCTTTCATTCAGTTGCTTGAGCTTAATCGATAGAGAAGCGCCCAAACCACTCATGCCATCTAAGGAATAGGAAGCCAGAGGTGTTTCAGTATAAGAGAATTTAAATCCAGAAACGTAAGCACGCAGAATGAAATCATAATCGGCTGCGATCGCGTACTTTAAATTAAATTTCCCAATCGCAGTGTAAACATCCTTTTTAACAAAGCAGCTAGGATGATTTAGCACAAACTTGATATATAGATTTTCCAATGCCCCAGGGACAAAGGTGTTAAAGTGCTGACCTTGCAGATAATTCTCTATCGGTGAATAGAGAATATCTATAGATGATTCCTGTGAAAAGGCATCTTCTACGATTTTGAGCGCGCCCTCGTTATACCAATCATCGGCATTAATGATCCCGACAATATCTCCGGTGGCCCGGTCAACGCCTTTATTCATGGCGTCATACACCCCTCGATCTTTTTCAGAGATGAAGAGGCTAATTTGATCTGAATAGCGATTGACAACCTCTTGAGTGCCATCGGTCGAACCACCG contains:
- a CDS encoding right-handed parallel beta-helix repeat-containing protein codes for the protein MAIITVTNTVDTDYGVRPVEGSLRAAIEQAQTGDIIKFSPELANQTIALERRYLIEKDLTIDASDAPGLTIDGQNEDILLQVDGDGRELALEGLTLVNGFHEHNGAALRVRSPNAQITVEDSTFSNHTALYGAAIWAKDESDVTVINSTFDGNVSTGQIDSTGGAISVFDGGSLTIQGSEFTNNEGFSGGAVSTIFADLLVEESTFTNNQSRGLSGAVHADGASIPSDPQYYKGNEPPDLEGGDIIIRNSYFEGNTARGHGGGVGIWGYDQDYVTIAGNQFIGNSVTESWNGVARGGGLRASGKTLDIEDNYFEGNRSAVEAGAVFYQGESETDITNTVFVNNQAEERGGAIVHFQWEGPGTEITNSVFRGNQAPEGGAIYKSKPTPLTIQGSEFENNSPNDFGGLEKNLVVEEVPAPVQETPQPAPQPAPQTPTTPGVIAEPVEEGADPSPLPEPVVNLKLDETTGIIAADSSPQGENNPGALVGDPQWTEGVNQGAITFDDPGDAIHLASSQDINLGIHDQRTVSLWLKADELLAPGGQKQMVYKEGGHVRGLNMYIDQGRLYVGGWNTPTSESGWQGTWLSTDQLVAGEWNHVALVLDGGDRTTDGAFRGYLNGEKFGEGAGSQLWDHAASIGLGSTNSGTLFHDGLTGSGHGLTVALDEMMIFNAALSDSQIQGLAA
- a CDS encoding WecB/TagA/CpsF family glycosyltransferase produces the protein MKIDISGIRIDCYSFDEVIELTVNHILSERKPRYIVTPNAHHIITLQNDAYFQSVYQDSFLSVPDGVPLLWAAKFLGTPLRGRVNGTDLFEHLCKVSAEKGIKVFLLGGRPGAADSAAKLLQERHPNLKIVGTYCPPYGFETDASELQTINSKIKSTAPDILFVGLGAPKQEKWIYENYQELEVPISVGIGVSFELVSNIVTRAPKIMQKLGLEWLFRLFMEPRRLWKRYIIGNTVFVWLILKQRLGLLNRTQPIQ
- a CDS encoding glycosyltransferase, coding for MKISVITPVFNAASTIEKTILSVINQPINSDLEYIIVDGGSTDGTQEVVNRYSDQISLFISEKDRGVYDAMNKGVDRATGDIVGIINADDWYNEGALKIVEDAFSQESSIDILYSPIENYLQGQHFNTFVPGALENLYIKFVLNHPSCFVKKDVYTAIGKFNLKYAIAADYDFILRAYVSGFKFSYTETPLASYSLDGMSGLGASLSIKLKQLNESRAISTANILKAKKTSTLSQQRKFYTLSFAKLLMTFPLKQLGLITPTRTNKIKQFYRKNFGKLAADKYGSW